Proteins encoded in a region of the Misgurnus anguillicaudatus chromosome 9, ASM2758022v2, whole genome shotgun sequence genome:
- the LOC129423216 gene encoding uncharacterized protein: MDLHITIVLLLIFITGGLSRRCYVCEPEGNSGACEEKQVICRDGFNKCYTATETGFYEPTKSVTFKTCAKICEPKKIIAKPGGGAVSSTCCGTDLCNSTDGLYKGSFILLLSPLFFLILFH, encoded by the exons ATGGATCTGCACATCACCATTGTACTTCTGCTCATTTTCATCACTGGAG GACTCTCACGCAGATGTTATGTGTGCGAGCCTGAAGGTAACTCAGGTGCCTGTGAAGAGAAACAGGTGATATGTCGTGATGGATTTAACAAATGTTACACTGCAACGGAGACCGGTTTTTATG AGCCCACTAAGTCtgtcacatttaaaacatgtGCAAAAATCTGTGAACCAAAGAAGATCATAGCAAAACCAGGTGGAGGGGCGGTTTCTTCTACATGCTGTGGCACTGACCTCTGCAACAGCACAG ATGGACTCTATAAGGGAAGTTTCATCCTCCTCCTGTCTCCGCTCTTCTTCCTCATCTTGTTTCACTGA